Part of the Sorghum bicolor cultivar BTx623 chromosome 1, Sorghum_bicolor_NCBIv3, whole genome shotgun sequence genome, ATCCTATCTAAGCAGAAGTAACAACATTAGAAAGACCTGAAATATGACTTTCTTTTCTCTTGTTCTCATGGAATTCTACTGTTCTGTTTAACTTCTCCTAGCACAGAAAGGCAAAGGTTGTATATCCAATTCGATATTTGTAGAAAGGCCTATGTTTTATCACGCCGTGTAAATTCGCACTTTCTGTTGATCGTTTCTTTGGACCATTTTGTCGAAAGGCCTATGTTTTATCACGCCGTGTAAATTCGCATTTTCTGTTGGTCGTTTCTTTGGACCATTTGATACTGGTTGAGAAGATCCTTTTACTTTGCAGGAGGCACACCCGCACCTGCACTGCTGCAGTAACTACAAACTGGTGAAACAACACAATCTACCACTTGAAGATTCAGATGCAGTTCTGTCAACAAATCCATCTGTGGCCTCGTTGTTTATTTAGCAGTATCGCTAGATATTGTTGTATTTTCAGTTTCTTCTTTCACTATGTGAGTTACACACACTGTATTATTGTTATTGCTATGTTTAAGAGGTTTCCTTGTTTTTTCTAgcctttgtgtgtgtgtgtgtgccatCAGGAAAGTGGTTATTGGGTTTTCACTGAACATACAAAGAACCGGATATTCTATGGCATAGCTAGCCACTGTTACATCTGCATTTCGTCATTGGTCTTTGCCTCAATCGTTTACCGGTTGAGAACATCTCTCTTGCAAGGAGACAGGGGGAATGAGCATTCGGATTCCCTGAGGCAGGGGGCATTGTAAAAAGATGTTAATCATAGAGAATAAGTTCTTCCTAGCTCGATGCCCAAGCGGTTAAATCCAGCTGGGCCTAAAAATGTATTTCATGCAAGAAAAAAGTGCCATCTGAATTAGCATTGGAACATGGGAATTTTGAATTTAGGTGTACTATTTTTTAAGTCagacttctcttttttttaccaTGTTTATAGAAAAATACACAAATATCTACAACATCAAATAAGATtcaatatatacatatattttgTATTAGATGTTAATacaatttttctataaacttggtcaagTTAGATAAAATTGATTTagaataaaactaaaaacaacTTGTAATTTAATATatggattttttttctaaacttaGGTCCTCAAAGTGCTCACAAAATAATTGATAGCACTCGAATTTTGTGCATGATCTGACTGTTTAAATTACATAAATAGGCAAAAATAGTTTTTTTAAACAAAACATGTTGAGATGGCCGAGTTGGTCTAAGGCGCCAGATTAAGGTTCTGGTCCGAAAGGGCGTGGGTTCAAATCCCACTCTCAACATTTTTTGACCATTTTTTTTTGTACTTTtcacattttctttttttttgaccaTTTTTGTGTATTTTttcaaatctattttttttgtattttttcacattttctttttttaccatttttttttgtatttttcaaattttctcttttttgaccattttcctttttttttaccaTTTTTGTGTATTTTTTCACGTCTTCTCTTTTTTTGACCATTTAGGTATCCCAAACCGTAAAGGGCGTGggttcaaattttttttgtatttttttcacattttttttaCGTCTTCTCTCaacaaatttttttttgtattttttcacattttttttaCCATTTTTGTGTATTTTcacattttctcttttttgaCCATTTATGTATTGGTTTCTATTAAAGCatcccaaccgttttgcatagtTCGTTTGGCAAATGaaggagtttgccaagtcccaaataaatatggcaaaggtgaaaagagacaatctccaatggtttgacATTAATCACTTGGCAAAAAAGAAAATCTGGCGGTGGAAAAAGGGAGTAGTCGCGCGACCACGTGCGGGGGCGACGGATTTCGCGCGAGGGACGCGATGCCAAGCGCGGAGTGGCTCGGCATATGTGCGAGTCATTCCTCTCTATTTGCCAAGTTAATAAAATAGCAAAGCCCAATTGTCAAATCATCGGATATGTGTTTTTTagactttttttttgcaaatataTGAATGCAAAGCCTATTTGCCAAATGGTTGGGGATGCTCTAACCATATATGtacattttctctctttttaaaACCATATATCAAcagtttatttttttcttttctttttgttaccATATAGGTATCACTTTATTTTTTTCAATCATATATGTATCCATTTCTTTTTGTTACCATATACGTATcagtttctcttttttttttaccaaCAGCAAATAAGCCCAAACAACAGGCCATGCAATTTGTATGTGCTAATGGTGATATGCTAACTTTTTTATTGGATTTAATTAGACTTGATCTCCTTACATAAAATAATTTCAAGTCCGAGAATAAATCTAAATACAACAAAAGATTAATCTCGTACGAGAAATTAACAGGATATTGACTTGACTTCTCCTTTTGGCTGTCACTCACGAAGCCAATCTGCTGatctctctctatctctctccGGCTAAATACTTAGAATTTATAAAAGCTAAAAtagcttataatttaaaatggagGGAGCACGTCTTTGATCTAGTTAGCTTTCGCGGAGCCAACTACATCTTAGGTTTAGTTTGGCCTAGTTAGCCTGTTTTAGATTTAGGAATGGAATACGTTAGACACATTTCTGTTTTAGATTTTGCAGAGGTATCAAGGAAAATTATGAGCCGTGAAACAAGCACACAGCTCAACTTCTGCATATGTTCAGAGAAGCTAAATGTTCTCATCATGACAGCAATATCTTAGAAAGGAAAACAATCATATTCGGGAATGCCGCATATAATTTTATGTACACACATGGAAGCTACTGCAAGCAACAACAATCACCGTAGCACATAACAGATGACCTTCAAGTTGAAGAGGAGCATCAGAGGCTTCTCTTCTTTGGATTAGCAATCCATAATGAATATTCCACCCAATGGGTTTTACTTCTACAACGATGATTCACATGTATGTTTGTTTGGAGAGCTTGTAACCAGAAACCACTGCTGACAAGGCGAGAGCTACAAATGAAAAGAAAGCCATGCTGATTGCTGCAGCAGTTGCATCTGTGaagttgttgacaactgcagATCTCATGCGGTTCGTGATGGGGACGGCAGCTGACAGTGCGGACATCAGCAAGTATGCAACTACCTGCAAACGACCTCACAGATCTGTCAGCTCAGTTATATCATTTAAACACCACAATCAATTTCGTCTAAAGAAGATTGGTGACTATCAAGTTtagtacaaagaatgtcttgAAAGAACGAAGTTGCAGCCAACCAAAAAAAACTGTTTCTTGTTATCTTGCTGCACTAgaaatgatcatgacatgaaaTAGATAAGCGTCTGAGTCCTGATCAAAGAATCTAAGAATGGATAAGCATGAAGTTTCACTAGATCCGTTGCCTTGATACAAAACCCTCTTAGCCAGTTTAACTGTTTAAGAATACATCACATGACATGAAAGTTACTTCATGTAGTGCCACATAGACATACATCCCATGAACCTTGTTATTCTAACTCCCTTTGACTAACAAAATCTAGGTATGCACTGGAACGTAAATTCAAGTTCCAGCAAATCTACTTCTAACTTTTAACTGACCTTATTACAATAAGTAGGGACACCGATTCAAATATTAGGGATTTTTTTTTCATGAGATTTGAGATCTAAAGCTAGGAAACTAGCAAGAAACACGTGGAACTGTAAATAGTCATGTTATTTGCAAAACctgatcccccccccccccccccccacaaaaacacacacacaccccaccaccaccaccacccatcCTCAGGGCCCACCCATAAAAAACTTAACGAAGGAGGGCAGGCCCAAGGGTCATATCCTCAAGTGGAAATGGTCCCCCAGATATTTCAAACTTCATTGTTGGCACCAGAGTAATTCAATGTATTTAAGCATAATCCATTGGGCATCATGAACAAACTTTTGAAATGCAGTACTTATCTCCAACCAACTGAAGATTCAAAACATACTCCCAACTTCAAGCCCATTTCAAAGTTTGGTCCAACCACTCCAATCTCCCTATACTGGGCACCACATTACCATGATTGCTGCTGTTGGCCTGTCATGAGCTGGTACTAGTATATAGATTGCCCACATTATTGGATCATTCTTGAGAGCTTCTAGCCCACTAtcctttttattagtttcttccAAAAAGAAACTGAAGGGGTATAAGGTTGTCTAGTTGAAGACTTGAAGGTGTGCCTGGCAAAGGAGCATCACGGACCAATCTGACTGATCCAACAGTTAAAGGTGATATGCCTCTTCTCACAAAGTTAGTCGCACCATTCTTGTATTGCTCAGATGGGGATAAAAGCTATTGGACAAAATTCTACTACACGCTACTACTGAATTGATGTGTTTCTTTACCATGGAAGTAGAATGTCTGTACTGGATCCTTTACTCTTGCTTATCACTTTATAAATTGCACTCACATTTCACCCCCACTCCATCCAACTCTCCCTTTTCCTTCACTGAGCAGGAATATCGACCAAATCGAGAAACACGTCGGACTTTTGTTGATTGAGCAAAACACTTATGTCAGCACGACAGCACAAGATTTAGCTGCAGGCTAAAAGTTGGAAGCAATCACTCGCCTGATCACCGACGAAATCGAGAAGCCTCGCAGACGCTGAGGAGACGGGATCGACGCCGCCGCGCATCCGATGAGCGTGCCGCGCCGCCTGCGCCAGCGAGTAGAGTAACGCCAGCGACGCGATTGCAAGCAGGTACCTAGGGAGAGAGACAGAAGACGCAACAATAAGCCAAAAATAAACACGGATCGAAGAGCACGCCGAGCTCGAACGAACCCCGAGCAACCGTCGTCCGCTGGCGCACCTGTACTCCTGGTAGCGGTCGAACTGCATCCAGTCGCCGTGCTGGTTGGACGCGACGAGCACGAGCGCGACGAAGGCGAAGATGGCGGCCGCGGCATGCAGCGCGAGGGGGCTCTTGTCGAGCATGTCCTCCCGCCGCCACCGCGCCACCACCGAGTCCAccacgccaccgccgccgtcgccgcggcgggcgcgggcgccCGTGCCGCCATCTGCGGTGGTGGAAGCGCCGTTGTAGGGAGCGTAGTCCGGCTTCTCGACGTCCTGCGGCTTCTCTGCGGctgcggtggcggcggtggtggcggcggcggccgcttcAGTAGTGACCATCGCCATCGCTTTGCGGCGCACAGCGTCGAGGTGGTGGATGGGTGCGAGGGGAAGGGAGGGGAAC contains:
- the LOC8084021 gene encoding CASP-like protein 4B1, whose amino-acid sequence is MAMVTTEAAAAATTAATAAAEKPQDVEKPDYAPYNGASTTADGGTGARARRGDGGGGVVDSVVARWRREDMLDKSPLALHAAAAIFAFVALVLVASNQHGDWMQFDRYQEYRYLLAIASLALLYSLAQAARHAHRMRGGVDPVSSASARLLDFVGDQVVAYLLMSALSAAVPITNRMRSAVVNNFTDATAAAISMAFFSFVALALSAVVSGYKLSKQTYM